The Aquila chrysaetos chrysaetos chromosome 18, bAquChr1.4, whole genome shotgun sequence genomic interval CAAATTACATATACTGTAAGTAAAATCTTCCCTTATTGGCTTTAAAATCAtcctcaaaattatttctgtttgctcCTGGTTGGATATAGTCCTAGAGTGTAGACACAAGTCATGAATAGCAAGTTAGATTCTTATTTTGCATATCTCTATTGCTCTGTTTTGTTCAGAGATAaatgctttcagtgataaattGGTTTGAACGTCATGCCATTTAGATTTTGTGTCACAAGGTCTTATCTTAAATTTAGTGCCATCTATGGAAGCGTGAATATCATTTTCAAAGGGAGTAGAACAGAGGCTATATTTCAGCCATGTGGACCTTTCCTTTGCATTCCTGTCACTAAGCAATCTTAAACGAACAGCAGTAGAGAAACCAGCAGAGATTTAAATATGGCCAATTTGCGTATTGaataaataattagaaaactAGCCATTTTGAATACTGGAAACCTGAAGCAGCCCCAAGTTaatacacttggaaaaaaacctcttattaatatcattttctttcatttagaaAGAACATGCTTGTTCTAAATTCAGTTTCGTATAAAATCAGAGATTGGCTATGTAACTTTTTATTGGACAAAAGACAATAGTTGCTCAGGTCTTATGAACATGCACTCATTAACAAAATATTAGTGAGGTAAGAATGTATTGTTCCtattagaaactgaaaaaaggagaattgCCAATTGGCCTATATTGTGGCTTGAACATTCAGAGTCTGAAGGCATTGTTGGTGCCAGGGCACTTGACAATGAAGGTGTAGCTTTGAATGTGCTCATGGGCTTCGAtgtctttctgtctctgtgACAGCTGTGATGACTCAGAATATTAACCAGATcacttttaaatacctctttaGCTAAACAGCTGCAAACCAGATAGCTTTTCAGTTGTTTAGAATCTTTTCTTGTCATTGTCTTCTATCTTtctttatgaaattaaaaactcaTAATTGTACTAAAACAGGCTATAATAAAGCCAGTGCATGCAAGTTTTAAACAATTGTTTTAGCACTGTAATTTCTAGGCAGTTAGTGAAAGTCATTGTTTTAGATCTAGTCATGTAAGTGTAAAATTATGAATGTCTGCCCTATTAATCAAGTTGCTTTTGAATTCTAAAGAGATTTTGAGGTAGGAGTTTACTCAGCGAGACATAATCGTTTTTCCAGCTCAATACAGAGCAGTCCCattattcatgttttcttttgaataagAACTCACACTGTAATTCTAAGCACTTGTGATAATTAcaaaggatattttttcttttttccctttaaaatggtttttttcccattggcATTATAACAGAAAATAGAATATTATGATCAGATTAAATTCTAGTCTAGGCACTTGCATTTTGCCTGGCAAATTTtacccattttctttcttgactgTGGTGTTGTGCAGCTGTGTGTTGTTAAACCGCTGTTGCATATGCCCCATGTTTTGTGCATTTCAGAGCTTATGAAAGATGTCAGTTATGACTGCCTAAAAAGGAATTCGTTTGCTCTACAGgtgattatatatatatattgaaaaTGGGCTTAGTATATACTTATCCAGATAAAGCTTGAGGCAATCAATAATTGAAAACATGAAGAGATTAAAAGGccattatatatatacataattaGAAATGCAAGTATCATTGCATCCTTATAGAGATGGCTAAAATGAGACCTTTCTAGCAGTTGGTATTATCTAATCTCTTACATAAATACCTATTATGGCTGTGCTTATTCTGTTATGGTAATCAGAGGCTTAAGCCCTCAAACCCGTCTTCTCTGGTGCTTCACTCTTCCTCCAAGCTGGCTCAACTCTGCAGCAATGCAGCAGGCTTGTCTAGTGGGATGCCAAAACCATGAGGAGCCGATTTGAATTTAAGCTCCTTTTTGCTGAAGCTGTGTGATGAAGCCAAGGCCAAGTTTGTTTATGGCTTACAAAGACAGTATATAGATACGGTCAATGGCTCCAGCAGCTATTTGGCTTCTTACTTGCTGTGTGACTGTAAGCCAGATTTTTTCAAAAGTAGTCAATTGTTTTGGTCTCTCCAATTTTCCAATGTTTAACTGTAGTGTTCGGAAATGAGTGCCCTAAAAACTTTGACTGTGACTAAACCCAAAGTGAATGGAGACATTTTGGGTTTAGGATAGCAGACACCTTAGCTTAGCTAGTGCCTTTTTATAGCTTGAAAGTTTTCTGAGCAACTGCAACCACCACATCACTTGTGAGGAATGTGAAGGGTAGGTGGATATGATATGGATCCCCAGCATTTCCTATTGGGACCTACTGAAACTTATTGGTTCCTCTGCCCTCAGACAGTCACCTCAAACATAATGAACCTTCCTTTGGAAATGCCTCTTCTTCAAATAGTCAGTAGAGACGTAGATATACCTGGATCTCTGTCCTTAAAATTCCTgatgtgttttctctctccatggACTGCATGGGGAATCAATGGCTATGTTAGCCAGGATGGATTTCTTACCTTTCTCTCCCCAACTCAGACAGTTTTTGTACAGAGTAAAAGCATCAATCCAAGTAAATTGGATTTCAGACCATACTTTTAGTTTAGGGTAGTTTAGTGTAATAGGTGGTGAATCTGCTTTTTGATGTCCTTccttctccaccccccccccccctcttttttggAGGGGGGTTAAAAAGTAATGGAAGTAAGATATCCTGTCATCAGTAACTGGAGACTGAGGTTCAAAAAGAGATACTACTGCTAAAGGTATAAACCATACCAGctatttttcattcactgaTACCACTCAGTGTTATGCGCTATTTGatgtaataacatttttatttgtatctgCATGATCTGGTTATCACTGAAATGCCACTAGATGAGGAGATTAGACAGAAAAGTGTATTATTGTCATACAAGTAattcataacattttaaaacaccaaGATAAATGGTGCTAATAGCTGCAGCCAGAATTCACACAAACATGCCTGAAAGTTACTGGTGATCCTGATACGGTACAGTGACTTTTCATAACGCTTTCAATGAGAAGTGGCACAGCAACAAGAACACCATGATGAATGATTTCAGTAACTGATTAGGCCCACGAGTACTTAACAATTGCTATCGTGGATTAGGCGGCATTTCAGAAGCTTGAGATAGTTGTCAATTTTGTGGGAATCTCGGCGGAGGCAATGCAGCAGGTTGTAAAAGGCAAAGAGTCTGGAGTCCTCGTCAGCGAGTCGCAGGGATGGAAGCCCTTCCCACTGAGAGTAAACTTCATTTCCGATCTCACCAGAATGAACCTAAAGACACAAAATGATACTGTAGTCAATGATAGTGAACCTGACTGGATGTAGAacagagcatttaaaatattggcCTTGAGGAATGCTGTTGCTAGTGTATGCCTTGTAAAGTGTTTCCTGTTATGGCTGCCACTATTTTGTATAATGTTCTATATCTTCATGCAGATTTTGAATGGATTTGtcagatttttcagtttatttccctaaaatatgtaaaaagctTAACTGTGTCAGTAGTGTTTTAAGAGAACGGGTGTGTTAACCAATGTCCAGTGGAATCTGACTTTGCAGAGAAATCAAACCTTCCTTCATGCATGGACTCATCAGTGACATCTCTTTTTGGTTCCCTCCACCTTGAAAACTTTGTTAGCACTTGTTCCTAGAACTTCTTTGTGTGTATCTCCACCTTTGTCTTGGCCCATCTCTTAGGTGATGTCTCTGATACAGGCAACTTCAAGACCATGTTACCAGACAAATCTCTCAACAGTATATCTTCAGATGTATTGTACCTCagattccattaaaaaaaaaaaaaaaaatgctgagtgATACAGTGACCTCTAATGTGAGAAAGCTACACGTAGGAACTCAGGTAGTGAGTTGGTATCGGAGGTGAAGATTGGTTTAAGTCTCCTTGTTTGAAAGAGGCAATCATTAATTTTCTTATATCACAGAAATCTACCTTTCAAAGCTGGAAGTCTGTGCCTATTGGTGCTTGTGCATCTTCCTTATTTCCCACCATTTGTACTTTGTAAAAGCACATAGGAGAGTATCTGTGGAGCCTCTATCACTCAGTTTAAgtaacaggcaaaaaaaagataGACCTACTATCACTCAAAAATGTTGTTTGACACTAATGAATTTGTCAGACTTGTCTTCAACCTCCTTCTGTAAACAATGTGAATGAGAAGGTGGAGGCAGGGTAGCTGTAACAGCACCTGACTTCTACTGTTATCTTGGATTCTTGCCTGCACCCCTTTTTACATGTGGATATGGGATAGAGATGTATTTGATTACACCAATAAATGCATTTATGGCCTGGATGGGCTAAGGTTTCTGAGTAAAGAGACACCTAACTGAAAGAAAGACCATGAGTGATCCCATGGAAGATGGTAGATACAGTGATGGTGGCACTCTTAATGCTGTTCAAATGTTCAGAGCCTAAGAAAAAGCCAGTAAAGTCAGAATCTCTTTTTAACATCTAGCTCACTGACAGAATGATATATTCAGGGACTAACAGAGgcccctttaaaaataaacaagctaGAGCTGATTTTATTCAGGAAAGCTTTCAATCAATTACTGATAAAAAGAGGTATTCGAGTATGGGTTTTGTCAGACAACAGCCTTGTTGTCTAACCTTACAAGTGTGGGGGGAACCAAGTCAGAGCCAGAGTTCAGAGGAACCAGTATGGTGcgaaaagagaaatgaaagatacCATGATTACTTTGCTGTATGCTGCATCTTTGCAATAGCCCAGACTTCCAGAGCAGTTTTGAACACAGtatctgtttctgaaaactaTACACAATACCTGTATGTATGCAGATGTGTATAAACATGCTAaaacatacatacaaatatGTGCATGGGAGAAAACACAGATGCATCCTTAAAAAATCAGGATTGCAAATTCAGAATACCCAAAGATAGAATGACAGCTACCAGTCCTGATGATTACACCTTCCCTCGAAACAGGACTGGGAGTAGGCTGGATTATGCTATGCTAGTCACATCACATTGTCTCTTTAGAAATTGCAAgatagcagaagaaaagaaagctgaaagaagaaagctgaaggaagaaagctgaaaagttCTCAGATTCAGCTATTTTGTCTcccatttttccttcatatcTACCGTTTCCTTTCCTATTCCAGGTAGGGAAGGCCTGTCACTGTATGTGTCTTCCTTACAGCAACAGGCTGGAAGGATGTTAAGGACCTAAGACTTACCCGCCCAACtattttctccattccttcGAGAAGCCGCTTGTTTTGTTCTTCAATCTCTACAGCCTTCCAGAGGATGGTGTCCGGAGCTTCTTTGATTCTTTGTACTTCAGAGGCCAGATGGATGAGGGGATCATTCCAGGAGCGCAGCACTCCCAGTATTAAATTCAGTAGGTCTTCATGCTGCTCACCCACATTAAGAAAAGGCAGTTAAAATAGGAAGGCTAAATGCTGGCACCATTAGGAGGCCTTTAGAGCAATATCCTCAGACATACTGATTTGGGAACTTACTCCAGGACCTACCACTGAATGTGCCCTATAGCCCTGTCTTAGATACCTATGTGCAACTGCATTTTTGAAGTTTGTCATTGTTGTCATGTTTTACAATATTAGCACAAGCAGTTACAGTATTGTAATGGAAAATATCATTAAACCTTCTCCACATTAAAAACTAGCAAGCATAACTGTGTTTCatctctgtgaaaaaaacagaactccTTATCTGATTTTttgattaacattttaaaatccaatgtggttggttttttttttttttgaagtttagTATTGAATGGAAGGTGCACATTATGGTAAACCACTAAATAGCTTTTATTGCCTCTACGTAACTCATCTGTTCTCCCCTTTGAACAATGGTTCTTCCAGCAACAGctctctggttttaaaaattgtccTTTCTTGTGGGCAATAAAAATTCATAAAGTTTATGGTTATGGTAGTATTCAaccatttcttctttgctaGATGCACTGGATCTGAACACAACTTGTTATGTACCCAGGGCTGTGAACTCTATTGCTCCCAATAGAGGTTCTGAATGACATACTGAGAAGATGGAGATACTGGGATTGCAAGGATATCAACACCATGAAACTGATAAAGATTTCTCCCTGGCAACCCCCCATTCATACAcctgtgcttatttttttctccagagtaTTTTCAAATTGTATCTGTGAGCATAGGCTGAACAAGACTGTCTTCATCTTCCCTTAAGTTTATAATTATTAAATTGACGTATGTAGCATGTTTCTCTTTACAagtattttgcagtattttgcaCTAGAGTCTTTGTATTTGGATGGTGATGTGACCGCTTTTGCCTACCGGTAACAGCAAGAATATCTATTCAGCATTTGTTTAGTAATGTCAGTGTTTTCAGTTACTGGAAAACTATTTACCTCTGCCCACATACGGTATTGACTATATAGccaatgtatttttatgtttgttaaTATAATAATAGTCTATAAGGTGTTTTAAGATAATGTAGATAATGTACTACAGTATTCTCGGTGCTGTACAAGCATGGTTACTGGCTTTGCTCCATGAGGTTATATTGCAATTGGAAATAAGATGAATTGGAAATCAGCAATGACTGAATGTAACatacaggaaaaggaagggaagatgaaAGCTTCTGGTACTTATATATTCTGTATAGTCTGTAACTTAGTATCAGCAAATGTAAAATCAacttttcttggctttttggTGCTTTCCTCTTCCTGGATTTTTAATTCCGATGGAGctgatttccttctctctctgcctgctgcctctctATTCCTTAAcgctccctcttccccccctccccctgctctGTCTCACACTGAATGACATTAGAAATGGGACTTACATGAATCTGCTGAGCTTGCTCCTTATCTTCAGGAGTGGTTAAGGAGGAAGTGTGGCAGCCATTAACAGCTTTTGGAATAAAACCCCTGCCCTGAGCATAGCGTTCATCCTGCAGATCATCAAGGACAGGCATTATTGAAACGGGTAAGTGAAGAAGAGCTTCAATTCAAATACTGTATTAACTAATTGTTGTTCCATTGCTTTTATCactgcttttatgttttaaaggtCTAAAGTTTCTAGTGAGTCTTTAGAGTGAAACTGGCATCCAGCAAGCACTAACTTGTTCCACAGATAAAGAATGATGggaaaatgatttcttttaatagaaGCATTGGGGATCTTAGCAATGGTCAGCACTATACACAGATTGGGTCACCATTGGGACTACCACTGTCTGTGCAGCAGTcatttttgtttacttattGAAGGACTTCATATGTTAACATATGTTTGTGcttaaaaagtattaaattgcatttttatgttttctcgCTCTCAGCAAAAGGCAGAGTACTTACAAATTCATTGAATATTTCTGAAGAGAGGAAGTGGATGTAGTGTGAAAGTTTAACTGCTCGGTCAAAAAGTTCCCCAAGGGAAACTTGGCAATTGACAGATCCATTGGGGCAGATTGGCAAGGAGGTCACTCCTTCCTTTGTCAGGAGCATGTTGGACACCAGAAGGACCACCAGCAACAAACCTGTTCAggttttaagaaaagcaaaatggaatCACTTTGACTTGTCTGTGCATTTAGAAGTAGCTCTCAGAGCCAGATGCTGGACGATTTTGGCTGTGCTGTCACATGGCTCAGAGTATCCCCTGTACTGGCTGCTGAAAATCAACAGAGGAGGGAAGCACTGTAAATCTGTTATCCTTGCTCCCCTCCGCCATCCTGACTGTATAGCAGAGCTTGCTACAGAGTTTGAGGAGACAAGGTAACCTGTGCTGCAGTGTACACTGTATTCTGAAGTCTCTTACTATTGTGCCTGACTTTATTACATAGTGataaatggacaaaaaaaatcaaacttcttCACAGTGCAAATATAGATACATAATTATATTTGCACAGATATATAAGTTTAGAAAATAGAttggtcttttctttttttttttcctttttctttctcctcctcctcccagaggtccttttcttctttgcaaacatttggagtttaaattaattttgtgggAGAGTGGTTAGGTCACTCTCTTAAGGTTTTGATTGTCCTGGGAGTTCCTTCAGAAGTTTtccagcagctgtgctgctttgctgtttagAGTTTAACCCTAAACTGCCTACTGCTAAGAAATCAGAGGgaacttttgtcttttctcctgAGCTTCTGAAACTGATATAGAAGACTTCTCATTATGTAAAACACAAAACCTCATctgtttaaaacttttaatatcAACTTAACAGAGTCAAGTTTTCtattcagtgaaatgaaaaaaaaatacgcACAGAAGaacaatggaaaaattaaatgcaaatatttggtAAATGAACATACTTATTCAAAGAACACTGTTCTGTGCTCTGAGAGTTTTAGTTCTGGAAATTGGCCTGCTACCTGTATTGGTTCACTAgacttattttaaatgctaaattAAAGTGTACCCCATAAATCAGCAGAGCTGTCCCTAATGTTATCATGTGATAAGTTTCTTTCTAGCTCTAAATTCAAGAAAAGTGTATTTATACAATAGTGAAGGaagtcttcctcctcccccatgAACACAGTACATGCCCCATGCTGCGGTTAGGAAAGTACTCTGGGGAATAATTCTATGAATAAGAAAACCTGAGACTTGTTGGCTTGGAAAGTTGAAGATAGTTatgaaaacacttcaaaattacTACATCACTTCTAGACTTGTGGATAATGACTTTTAGTCATTGCCTTCTGAGTGGTGTAGTAAAGCAGTCTGGATCCAGTGGTTCACGTACAGGTGTCACATCCCTCAAGCCAATTTTCTGTGACACTGCCCAATGCAAAGGTAGTGTTAGGAGACAAAAGACTGGATAAAAAAGGGATCGAGCTGCCTTCTAATTCAAAGCTTTGGACACTAAACATTTGAGGTGGAGGCAGGTTTCACCATTATTGGAAGACCAGGTGGCTGGAAGACCTCAGTTTCTAGAGCTGTTACATATCAGTTACTTCCTAATTCAATctacatttaaagaaatataaaagttaTCAGCACATGAATGGCAAAAGTCTTACCTTTCAGTGAAGCCCCCTTCTTGCTCATGGTAGGCATCCTGTATGACGACTTGCCCTACCAGAAAGAAGTCTGAATACTTGCTCGTATTCTCTCCACATGCCACTTTTATATACACCATCCAGGGTCCATTTTGCATACATTCAGCAGGTCATGGAGTTTACCTCGATAATTACAAACATCAAGTTGCCTTTCTTCCACATtcatattcagtattttttggtattttatttttaaccgTGAGAGGGAATTTCATTAACAAGTTCAGCTGTGGGATCCTAAGTATGGTTGGATGAAGAGAGTACCAAAATTTTGCCCTGAATGAGGTGCGAATGCCATTGATCCTAGAAAGCTCCAGTTGTCATTTCTGAGACAGGTATTCTCAGTGTTTCTAGCCTGCTGTTCCCACTCCCCACAACTGTCTTCTCATCCTTCCTGGTTTCTTCAGCCATCCAAGCTCGCTTATGTTAAAATTCTGGCTATTTGTGGGAGGCAAACAATATTTTATGATGTTCACGGTGAGAGAAACAGCATAAATTGtccagagaaagggaagggaggctTCTGGAAAGACAGGTCGC includes:
- the PRL gene encoding prolactin yields the protein MPTMSKKGASLKGLLLVVLLVSNMLLTKEGVTSLPICPNGSVNCQVSLGELFDRAVKLSHYIHFLSSEIFNEFDERYAQGRGFIPKAVNGCHTSSLTTPEDKEQAQQIHHEDLLNLILGVLRSWNDPLIHLASEVQRIKEAPDTILWKAVEIEEQNKRLLEGMEKIVGRVHSGEIGNEVYSQWEGLPSLRLADEDSRLFAFYNLLHCLRRDSHKIDNYLKLLKCRLIHDSNC